One region of Malania oleifera isolate guangnan ecotype guangnan chromosome 6, ASM2987363v1, whole genome shotgun sequence genomic DNA includes:
- the LOC131157834 gene encoding pollen receptor-like kinase 4 has translation MGAHAALLVRPPSPSFLLFTAFLILSCTAIVISSDASLDSETLLKFKNAFGNPTALGSWMPSTTPCNGDNGNWAGVLCWKGNIWGLQLENMGLTGVVAVDFLVPLTYLRTLSFMNNNLSGSFPDLRKLPALKSLYLSKNQFSGEIPDDAFVGMNYLKKVFMAKNAFTGKIPSSLVHLPRLLELNLEGNHFDGSIPDFRHKGLKMVNVSNNQLEGEIPTSLSKMDTNSFSGNKGLCGLPLEPCSNVPSPSPTPGPPPLVPTLTEKPSSSRKAGTIGIIFVLAVALATVVIFVVCFRRAQASKLDRSMSLDGQPNLAAISAGNQVDHHSQEKAKKSEQGKLTFVREDRERFDMQDMLRASAEVLGSGNFGASYKAAVFGGQAVVVKRFKLMNNVGREEFQEHMRRLGRLRHQNLLPLVAYYYRKEEKLLVFDFVQNGSLASHLHGNHTVDRPALEWPARLKIIKGVVKGMAYLYSELPSLMLPHGHLKSSNVLLNEFMEPLLTDYALVPLINAEDAQQLMVAYKSPEYAQLGRTLKKTDVWSLGILILEVLTGKFPAIYLTQGGASGTDLTSWVESIAREESAAEVFDKEMGDTKNAEGEMKKLLKIGLACCEEDVERRWELREAVEKVEELKERDYEDETDLIN, from the exons ATGGGCGCGCACGCCGCTCTGCTTGTGCGCCCGCCTTCCCCATCCTTCCTCCTCTTTACTGCATTCCTTATCCTCTCTTGCACCGCCATTGTGATCTCCTCGGACGCATCGTTAGACTCCGAGACCCTCTTGAAGTTCAAGAATGCTTTCGGGAACCCCACCGCTCTTGGGAGCTGGATGCCCTCCACGACTCCGTGCAATGGTGATAACGGAAACTGGGCAGGAGTTCTTTGTTGGAAAGGGAACATTTGGGGTCTGCAGCTTGAGAACATGGGTCTAACAGGCGTAGTGGCTGTGGATTTTCTTGTTCCCTTGACTTACTTGAGGACTTTGAGTTTCATGAACAATAACCTCTCTGGTTCCTTCCCTGACCTACGGAAACTTCCTGCGCTCAAGTCGTTGTATTTGTCGAAAAACCAGTTCTCCGGCGAGATCCCAGACGATGCATTCGTGGGCATGAATTATTTGAAGAAAGTGTTCATGGCCAAGAATGCGTTTACGGGTAAAATCCCTTCGTCGCTCGTGCACTTGCCGAGGCTTTTGGAGTTGAATCTTGAGGGGAATCATTTTGATGGAAGCATACCTGATTTTAGGCACAAGGGTTTGAAGATGGTGAACGTATCCAATAACCAATTGGAGGGTGAGATTCCTACGAGCCTAAGCAAAATGGACACAAACTCATTTTCAG GCAACAAAGGTTTATGTGGACTGCCTCTGGAGCCATGTAGTAACGTTCCCAGCCCCTCTCCGACACCCGGCCCGCCCCCCTTGGTGCCCACCTTGACCGAGAAGCCATCCAGTTCTCGGAAGGCGGGCACGATTGGCATAATTTTCGTTCTAGCGGTAGCATTGGCAACGGTTGTCATTTTCGTTGTGTGCTTCCGCCGGGCACAAGCATCCAAGTTGGACCGTTCCATGTCGCTTGACGGGCAACCTAATTTAGCGGCTATCTCGGCTGGGAACCAAGTCGATCACCATTCGCAGGAGAAAGCGAAAAAGTCTGAACAAGGGAAGTTGACATTTGTTAGGGAAGATAGAGAGAGGTTCGATATGCAGGACATGCTCAGAGCCTCAGCGGAAGTGTTGGGGAGCGGGAACTTCGGGGCATCGTACAAGGCTGCGGTGTTCGGGGGGCAAGCAGTGGTGGTAAAGAGGTTCAAGCTGATGAACAATGTAGGAAGAGAGGAGTTTCAAGAGCACATGAGAAGGCTAGGGAGGCTAAGACACCAAAACTTGCTTCCTCTCGTGGCTTACTACTATAGGAAAGAGGAGAAGCTCTTGGTCTTCGACTTCGTCCAAAATGGCAGCCTGGCAAGCCACCTCCATG GGAATCACACGGTGGATCGGCCAGCGCTAGAGTGGCCAGCACGTTTGAAGATCATCAAGGGCGTGGTGAAGGGCATGGCTTACCTCTACAGTGAGCTCCCCAGCCTAATGCTCCCCCATGGCCACCTGAAATCTTCCAATGTGCTCTTGAACGAATTCATGGAGCCCCTCTTGACCGATTACGCTCTCGTGCCTCTCATCAACGCGGAAGACGCCCAGCAGCTGATGGTGGCCTACAAGTCCCCGGAGTACGCCCAGCTCGGCCGCACCCTCAAGAAGACCGACGTCTGGAGCCTCGGGATACTGATACTGGAGGTGTTGACGGGGAAGTTCCCCGCGATCTATCTTACGCAGGGCGGTGCCAGCGGCACGGATTTGACAAGTTGGGTGGAGTCGATTGCGAGGGAAGAGTCGGCGGCCGAAGTGTTCGATAAGGAGATGGGAGACACGAAGAATGCGGAGGGCGAAATGAAGAAGCTGTTGAAGATTGGATTGGCTTGCTGTGAAGAGGATGTGGAGAGAAGGTGGGAGTTGagggaggctgtggagaaggttGAAGAGTTGAAGGAGAGGGATTATGAAGATGAAACAgacttaattaattaa